A single genomic interval of Perca fluviatilis chromosome 19, GENO_Pfluv_1.0, whole genome shotgun sequence harbors:
- the nolc1 gene encoding nucleolar and coiled-body phosphoprotein 1 isoform X2, which yields MAAQNSMPSDLYKSVYSFLLENKFTKAAQQFLKQTKVTPQDPNEESLVNIYNFWVKSPEAKKRKALPNKAEAADGPAAKKAKTSKESSSSEESSSEDEEAVAKPTKAAPAAKVVPAQAAATKAASSSSEDSSDSEEEKAPAKAPAKAPAKAPVKAPAAGRKKDSSSSSEESEDEQSAKAPTPKPKAAAVTAPKPAVPAKAAAQKKQESSSSEESSSESEDEKPAKAPAKPAPVKTAPAAAESSSEDSSSEDEAPPSKKPKAGAYSAVPPPASVQKAPAAPAASKAKDSDSSDSSDEEEEKKVAAKPAPVKTTAAKPAAPKPAAKKQESSSESSDSSSDEEKAKKPAAKVTPAKAAPAKPVAAKVPPAKEDSSEDSSSEEEEAAKKAAAKRPAAKPAPAKTTPAKKDESSSSDSSSEDEAPAKPATKTAAIPTPAAASKPPAKAAESSSDSEDSEDEEEPVKAKPAAKPATPASKPATPAAKPAAAESSSDSSSEDDEPVKAKPAAAKPVSKPATPVAKPAAAAESSSDSDSSSEDDKPAVKAKPATPASKPATPVAKPATPVAKPATPVAKPAAAAEDSSSDSDSSSEDEEPAVKVKSAAAKPAAAKSAAAKPATPVAKPAAAESSSDSDSSEDEEPAVKAKPAAAKPAAAKPAAAKPAAAKPATPAAKPAAAESSSDSDSSSEDEEPAVKAKPATPASKPATPGAKPATPVAKPATPGAKPATPVAKPAAAAESSSDSDSSSEDEEPAVKAKPAAAKPAAKPAAAKPAAAKPATPASKPATPVAKPAAAAAADSSSDSDSSEDEEEPVKAKPPAAKPATPVTKPAAKPRAAADNSSDSDSSDSENEAAKPAVKKPTPAAAAPASTPTATKAAAAPAKKAEESSSDSSDSSDSETETKSTPAKPAVANGKAVTPKAATPKTPVKPAESSSSDSSSEDEEEEEASKSTVKPATPAATPKTTPAAKPKESSSSSSDSSSEEEEAPRKAATAPTTPSTNGTKSESEEEETEVKTPKNKKVTTTPQTFPKANKSSNVPFRRIREEEVTVDPRLTDNSFDAKFGANGDWGQKANDVLRFTKGKSFRHEKTKKKRGSYRGGAISTNINSIKFDSD from the exons ATGGCGGCGCAAAACTCGATGCCGAGCGATCTTTACAAAAGCGTATATTCGTTTCTGCTGGAGAACAAGTTCACAAAGGCCGCTCAGCAGTTTCTGAAACAGACTAAAGTG ACTCCACAAGATCCAAACGAAGAGAGCCTCGTCAACATCTACAACTTCTGGGTGAA GTCTCCTGAAGCCAAGAAACGAAAGGCGCTTCCTAACAAGGCTGAAGCTGCAGACGGTCCAGCAGCCAAGAAAGCAAAAACCAGTAAAGAGAGCTCCAGCAGCGAAGAGTCAAGCAGCGAGGATGAAGAAGCTGTTGCAAAACCAACTAAGGCAGCCCCTGCAG CCAAGGTGGTGCCAGCTCAAGCAGCAGCTACCAAAGCTGCATCCAGCAGCAGTGAGGACTCcagtgactctgaggaggaGAAGGCACCTGCAAAGGCACCTGCAAAGGCACCTGCAAAG GCTCCTGTGAAGGCTCCGGCTGCAGGGAGGAAGAAGGACAGCAGCTCTAGCAGTGAAGAATCTGAGGATGAGCAGTCCGCTAAAGCTCCTACTCCAA AACCCAAGGCTGCTGCAGTTACAGCACCCAaaccagctgttcctgctaaAGCTGCAGCTCAGAAAAAGcaggagagcagcagcagtgaagaGAGTTCCTCAGAATCTGAAGATGAAAAGCCAGCAAAG GCTCCAGCCAAACCTGCCCCAGTAAAGACTGCTCCGGCTGCTGCTGAATCAAGCAGCGAAGACTCTTCATCTGAAGACGAGGCTCCGCCCAGCAAAAAACCCAAAGCAG GAGCGTACAGTGCAGTCCCACCTCCTGCTTCAGTCCAGAAAGCTCCAGCTGCTCCAGCAGCCAGCAAGGCCAAGGACAGTGACTCTTCAGACAGCAGTgatgaggaagaagagaagaaagtaGCTG CGAAACCTGCACCAGTAAAAACCACTGCTGCCAAACCTGCTGCGCCCAAACCCGCTGCAAAGAAGCAGGAGTCCAGCTCTGAGAGCTCAG ATTCAAGCTCAGATGAAGAGAAGGCAAAGAAGCCTGCAGCGAAGGTGACTCCCGCTAAGGCTGCTCCAGCTAAACCTGTTGCAGCTAAAGTCCCACCTGCTAAAGAAGACTCCTCGGAGGATTCCAGctcggaggaggaggaggcggcaaAGAAGGCTGCAGCAAAGAGGCCCGCTGCTAAACCTGCACCGGCCAAGACTACCCCCGCTAAAAAAGACGAGTCCTCAAGCTCAG ATAGCAGCTCTGAAGATGAGGCTCCAGCAAAACCTGCCACTAAAACTGCAGCCATACCGACACCTGCTGCTGCCTCTAAACCCCCAGCCAAGGCAGCGGAGAGCAGCTCTGATTCTGAGGACTCtgaggatgaagaagaaccGGTGAAAGCCAAGCCAGCAGCTAAGCCGGCTACCCCAGCCTCAAAGCCTGCTACTCCCGCAGCAAAGCCTgctgcagcagagagcagctcagACTCCTCCTCAGAAGATGACGAACCAGTTAAGGCTAAACCTGCAGCTGCTAAACCTGTGTCAAAGCCCGCTACCCCTGTAGCAAAGCCTGCCgctgcagcagagagcagctcagACTCTGACTCCTCCTCAGAAGATGACAAACCAGCAGTCAAGGCTAAACCTGCTACGCCTGCGTCAAAGCCTGCTACCCCTGTAGCAAAGCCTGCTACCCCTGTAGCAAAGCCTGCTACCCCTGTAGCaaagcctgctgctgctgcagaagaCAGTAGCTCAGACTCTGACTCCTCCTCAGAAGATGAAGAACCAGCAGTCAAGGTTAAATCAGCTGCGGCTAAACCTGCAGCGGCTAAATCAGCTGCGGCTAAACCAGCTACCCCTGTAGCAAAGCCTGCTGCGGCAGAGAGCAGCTCAGACTCTGACTCTTCAGAAGATGAAGAACCAGCTGTCAAGGCTAAACCTGCTGCGGCTAAACCTGCTGCGGCTAAACCTGCTGCGGCTAAACCTGCTGCGGCTAAACCTGCTACCCCTGCAGCAAAGCCTgctgcagcagagagcagctcagACTCGGACTCCTCTTCAGAAGATGAAGAACCAGCAGTCAAGGCTAAACCTGCTACGCCTGCGTCAAAGCCTGCTACCCCTGGAGCAAAGCCTGCTACTCCTGTAGCAAAGCCTGCTACCCCTGGAGCAAAGCCTGCTACTCCTGTAGCAAAGCCTGCCgctgcagcagagagcagctcagACTCTGACTCCTCTTCAGAAGATGAAGAACCAGCAGTCAAGGCTAAACCTGCAGCGGCTAAACCTGCAGCGAAACCTGCAGCGGCTAAACCTGCAGCGGCTAAACCAGCTACGCCTGCATCAAAGCCTGCTACCCCTGTAGCaaagcctgctgctgctgcagcagcagacagCAGCTCAGACTCTGACTCCTCTGAGGATGAGGAAGAACCAGTAAAAGCCAAGCCACCAGCAGCTAAACCAGCTACCCCAGTTACAAAGCCTGCTGCAAAGCCTCGGGCGGCAGCGGACAACAGCTCTGACTCAGACAGCTCAGACTCTGAGAACGAGGCGGCCAAACCTGCAGTCAAGAAACCGACTCCAGCGGCGGCGGCCCCTGCTAGCACACCGACCGCCACAAAGGCAGCAGCGGCTCCAGCAAAGAAGGCTGAGGAGAGCAGCTCTGACTCCTCGGACAGCTCTGACTCAGAGACGGAGACAAAGTCCACTCCTGCTAAGCCTGCCGTCGCCAATGGCAAGGCAGTGACACCCAAGGCAGCAACACCCAAGACTCCAGTAAAGCCCGCAGAGTCCTCATCCAGCGACAGCAGCTctgaagatgaggaggaggaggaggccagTAAAAGTACTGTAAAACCTGCGACACCTGCCGCAACACCCAAGACAACCCCAGCAGCTAAACCTaaagagagcagcagcagttcCTCAGACAGCTcatcagaggaggaggaagcacCACGCAAAGCAGCCACGGCACCCACCACCCCCTCAACAAACG GTACAAAAAGTGAAAGTGAAGAGGAAGAGACAGAAGTCAAGACACCAAAAAACAAGAAAGTAACGACCACACCACAGACGTTTCCTAAAGCTAATAAG TCCTCCAACGTACCCTTCCGTAGAATAAGAGAGGAAGAAGTAACAGTGGATCCCCGTCTTACAGACAACTCTTTTGATGCAAAG TTTGGAGCCAACGGGGACTGGGGCCAGAAAGCCAACGATGTGCTCAGGTTCACAAAGGGCAAGTCATTCCGCCATGAAAAGACGAAAAAGAAGAGGGGAAGCTACCGCGGCGGAGCCATCTCCACCAACATCAACTCTATTAAGTTTGACAGTGACTAA
- the nolc1 gene encoding nucleolar and coiled-body phosphoprotein 1 isoform X3 — MAAQNSMPSDLYKSVYSFLLENKFTKAAQQFLKQTKVTPQDPNEESLVNIYNFWVKSPEAKKRKALPNKAEAADGPAAKKAKTSKESSSSEESSSEDEEAVAKPTKAAPAAAKVVPAQAAATKAASSSSEDSSDSEEEKAPAKAPAKAPVKAPAAGRKKDSSSSSEESEDEQSAKAPTPKPKAAAVTAPKPAVPAKAAAQKKQESSSSEESSSESEDEKPAKAPAKPAPVKTAPAAAESSSEDSSSEDEAPPSKKPKAGAYSAVPPPASVQKAPAAPAASKAKDSDSSDSSDEEEEKKVAAKPAPVKTTAAKPAAPKPAAKKQESSSESSDSSSDEEKAKKPAAKVTPAKAAPAKPVAAKVPPAKEDSSEDSSSEEEEAAKKAAAKRPAAKPAPAKTTPAKKDESSSSDSSSEDEAPAKPATKTAAIPTPAAASKPPAKAAESSSDSEDSEDEEEPVKAKPAAKPATPASKPATPAAKPAAAESSSDSSSEDDEPVKAKPAAAKPVSKPATPVAKPAAAAESSSDSDSSSEDDKPAVKAKPATPASKPATPVAKPATPVAKPATPVAKPAAAAEDSSSDSDSSSEDEEPAVKVKSAAAKPAAAKSAAAKPATPVAKPAAAESSSDSDSSEDEEPAVKAKPAAAKPAAAKPAAAKPAAAKPATPAAKPAAAESSSDSDSSSEDEEPAVKAKPATPASKPATPGAKPATPVAKPATPGAKPATPVAKPAAAAESSSDSDSSSEDEEPAVKAKPAAAKPAAKPAAAKPAAAKPATPASKPATPVAKPAAAAAADSSSDSDSSEDEEEPVKAKPPAAKPATPVTKPAAKPRAAADNSSDSDSSDSENEAAKPAVKKPTPAAAAPASTPTATKAAAAPAKKAEESSSDSSDSSDSETETKSTPAKPAVANGKAVTPKAATPKTPVKPAESSSSDSSSEDEEEEEASKSTVKPATPAATPKTTPAAKPKESSSSSSDSSSEEEEAPRKAATAPTTPSTNGTKSESEEEETEVKTPKNKKVTTTPQTFPKANKSSNVPFRRIREEEVTVDPRLTDNSFDAKFGANGDWGQKANDVLRFTKGKSFRHEKTKKKRGSYRGGAISTNINSIKFDSD, encoded by the exons ATGGCGGCGCAAAACTCGATGCCGAGCGATCTTTACAAAAGCGTATATTCGTTTCTGCTGGAGAACAAGTTCACAAAGGCCGCTCAGCAGTTTCTGAAACAGACTAAAGTG ACTCCACAAGATCCAAACGAAGAGAGCCTCGTCAACATCTACAACTTCTGGGTGAA GTCTCCTGAAGCCAAGAAACGAAAGGCGCTTCCTAACAAGGCTGAAGCTGCAGACGGTCCAGCAGCCAAGAAAGCAAAAACCAGTAAAGAGAGCTCCAGCAGCGAAGAGTCAAGCAGCGAGGATGAAGAAGCTGTTGCAAAACCAACTAAGGCAGCCCCTGCAG cAGCCAAGGTGGTGCCAGCTCAAGCAGCAGCTACCAAAGCTGCATCCAGCAGCAGTGAGGACTCcagtgactctgaggaggaGAAGGCACCTGCAAAGGCACCTGCAAAG GCTCCTGTGAAGGCTCCGGCTGCAGGGAGGAAGAAGGACAGCAGCTCTAGCAGTGAAGAATCTGAGGATGAGCAGTCCGCTAAAGCTCCTACTCCAA AACCCAAGGCTGCTGCAGTTACAGCACCCAaaccagctgttcctgctaaAGCTGCAGCTCAGAAAAAGcaggagagcagcagcagtgaagaGAGTTCCTCAGAATCTGAAGATGAAAAGCCAGCAAAG GCTCCAGCCAAACCTGCCCCAGTAAAGACTGCTCCGGCTGCTGCTGAATCAAGCAGCGAAGACTCTTCATCTGAAGACGAGGCTCCGCCCAGCAAAAAACCCAAAGCAG GAGCGTACAGTGCAGTCCCACCTCCTGCTTCAGTCCAGAAAGCTCCAGCTGCTCCAGCAGCCAGCAAGGCCAAGGACAGTGACTCTTCAGACAGCAGTgatgaggaagaagagaagaaagtaGCTG CGAAACCTGCACCAGTAAAAACCACTGCTGCCAAACCTGCTGCGCCCAAACCCGCTGCAAAGAAGCAGGAGTCCAGCTCTGAGAGCTCAG ATTCAAGCTCAGATGAAGAGAAGGCAAAGAAGCCTGCAGCGAAGGTGACTCCCGCTAAGGCTGCTCCAGCTAAACCTGTTGCAGCTAAAGTCCCACCTGCTAAAGAAGACTCCTCGGAGGATTCCAGctcggaggaggaggaggcggcaaAGAAGGCTGCAGCAAAGAGGCCCGCTGCTAAACCTGCACCGGCCAAGACTACCCCCGCTAAAAAAGACGAGTCCTCAAGCTCAG ATAGCAGCTCTGAAGATGAGGCTCCAGCAAAACCTGCCACTAAAACTGCAGCCATACCGACACCTGCTGCTGCCTCTAAACCCCCAGCCAAGGCAGCGGAGAGCAGCTCTGATTCTGAGGACTCtgaggatgaagaagaaccGGTGAAAGCCAAGCCAGCAGCTAAGCCGGCTACCCCAGCCTCAAAGCCTGCTACTCCCGCAGCAAAGCCTgctgcagcagagagcagctcagACTCCTCCTCAGAAGATGACGAACCAGTTAAGGCTAAACCTGCAGCTGCTAAACCTGTGTCAAAGCCCGCTACCCCTGTAGCAAAGCCTGCCgctgcagcagagagcagctcagACTCTGACTCCTCCTCAGAAGATGACAAACCAGCAGTCAAGGCTAAACCTGCTACGCCTGCGTCAAAGCCTGCTACCCCTGTAGCAAAGCCTGCTACCCCTGTAGCAAAGCCTGCTACCCCTGTAGCaaagcctgctgctgctgcagaagaCAGTAGCTCAGACTCTGACTCCTCCTCAGAAGATGAAGAACCAGCAGTCAAGGTTAAATCAGCTGCGGCTAAACCTGCAGCGGCTAAATCAGCTGCGGCTAAACCAGCTACCCCTGTAGCAAAGCCTGCTGCGGCAGAGAGCAGCTCAGACTCTGACTCTTCAGAAGATGAAGAACCAGCTGTCAAGGCTAAACCTGCTGCGGCTAAACCTGCTGCGGCTAAACCTGCTGCGGCTAAACCTGCTGCGGCTAAACCTGCTACCCCTGCAGCAAAGCCTgctgcagcagagagcagctcagACTCGGACTCCTCTTCAGAAGATGAAGAACCAGCAGTCAAGGCTAAACCTGCTACGCCTGCGTCAAAGCCTGCTACCCCTGGAGCAAAGCCTGCTACTCCTGTAGCAAAGCCTGCTACCCCTGGAGCAAAGCCTGCTACTCCTGTAGCAAAGCCTGCCgctgcagcagagagcagctcagACTCTGACTCCTCTTCAGAAGATGAAGAACCAGCAGTCAAGGCTAAACCTGCAGCGGCTAAACCTGCAGCGAAACCTGCAGCGGCTAAACCTGCAGCGGCTAAACCAGCTACGCCTGCATCAAAGCCTGCTACCCCTGTAGCaaagcctgctgctgctgcagcagcagacagCAGCTCAGACTCTGACTCCTCTGAGGATGAGGAAGAACCAGTAAAAGCCAAGCCACCAGCAGCTAAACCAGCTACCCCAGTTACAAAGCCTGCTGCAAAGCCTCGGGCGGCAGCGGACAACAGCTCTGACTCAGACAGCTCAGACTCTGAGAACGAGGCGGCCAAACCTGCAGTCAAGAAACCGACTCCAGCGGCGGCGGCCCCTGCTAGCACACCGACCGCCACAAAGGCAGCAGCGGCTCCAGCAAAGAAGGCTGAGGAGAGCAGCTCTGACTCCTCGGACAGCTCTGACTCAGAGACGGAGACAAAGTCCACTCCTGCTAAGCCTGCCGTCGCCAATGGCAAGGCAGTGACACCCAAGGCAGCAACACCCAAGACTCCAGTAAAGCCCGCAGAGTCCTCATCCAGCGACAGCAGCTctgaagatgaggaggaggaggaggccagTAAAAGTACTGTAAAACCTGCGACACCTGCCGCAACACCCAAGACAACCCCAGCAGCTAAACCTaaagagagcagcagcagttcCTCAGACAGCTcatcagaggaggaggaagcacCACGCAAAGCAGCCACGGCACCCACCACCCCCTCAACAAACG GTACAAAAAGTGAAAGTGAAGAGGAAGAGACAGAAGTCAAGACACCAAAAAACAAGAAAGTAACGACCACACCACAGACGTTTCCTAAAGCTAATAAG TCCTCCAACGTACCCTTCCGTAGAATAAGAGAGGAAGAAGTAACAGTGGATCCCCGTCTTACAGACAACTCTTTTGATGCAAAG TTTGGAGCCAACGGGGACTGGGGCCAGAAAGCCAACGATGTGCTCAGGTTCACAAAGGGCAAGTCATTCCGCCATGAAAAGACGAAAAAGAAGAGGGGAAGCTACCGCGGCGGAGCCATCTCCACCAACATCAACTCTATTAAGTTTGACAGTGACTAA
- the nolc1 gene encoding nucleolar and coiled-body phosphoprotein 1 isoform X1: MAAQNSMPSDLYKSVYSFLLENKFTKAAQQFLKQTKVTPQDPNEESLVNIYNFWVKSPEAKKRKALPNKAEAADGPAAKKAKTSKESSSSEESSSEDEEAVAKPTKAAPAAAKVVPAQAAATKAASSSSEDSSDSEEEKAPAKAPAKAPAKAPVKAPAAGRKKDSSSSSEESEDEQSAKAPTPKPKAAAVTAPKPAVPAKAAAQKKQESSSSEESSSESEDEKPAKAPAKPAPVKTAPAAAESSSEDSSSEDEAPPSKKPKAGAYSAVPPPASVQKAPAAPAASKAKDSDSSDSSDEEEEKKVAAKPAPVKTTAAKPAAPKPAAKKQESSSESSDSSSDEEKAKKPAAKVTPAKAAPAKPVAAKVPPAKEDSSEDSSSEEEEAAKKAAAKRPAAKPAPAKTTPAKKDESSSSDSSSEDEAPAKPATKTAAIPTPAAASKPPAKAAESSSDSEDSEDEEEPVKAKPAAKPATPASKPATPAAKPAAAESSSDSSSEDDEPVKAKPAAAKPVSKPATPVAKPAAAAESSSDSDSSSEDDKPAVKAKPATPASKPATPVAKPATPVAKPATPVAKPAAAAEDSSSDSDSSSEDEEPAVKVKSAAAKPAAAKSAAAKPATPVAKPAAAESSSDSDSSEDEEPAVKAKPAAAKPAAAKPAAAKPAAAKPATPAAKPAAAESSSDSDSSSEDEEPAVKAKPATPASKPATPGAKPATPVAKPATPGAKPATPVAKPAAAAESSSDSDSSSEDEEPAVKAKPAAAKPAAKPAAAKPAAAKPATPASKPATPVAKPAAAAAADSSSDSDSSEDEEEPVKAKPPAAKPATPVTKPAAKPRAAADNSSDSDSSDSENEAAKPAVKKPTPAAAAPASTPTATKAAAAPAKKAEESSSDSSDSSDSETETKSTPAKPAVANGKAVTPKAATPKTPVKPAESSSSDSSSEDEEEEEASKSTVKPATPAATPKTTPAAKPKESSSSSSDSSSEEEEAPRKAATAPTTPSTNGTKSESEEEETEVKTPKNKKVTTTPQTFPKANKSSNVPFRRIREEEVTVDPRLTDNSFDAKFGANGDWGQKANDVLRFTKGKSFRHEKTKKKRGSYRGGAISTNINSIKFDSD, encoded by the exons ATGGCGGCGCAAAACTCGATGCCGAGCGATCTTTACAAAAGCGTATATTCGTTTCTGCTGGAGAACAAGTTCACAAAGGCCGCTCAGCAGTTTCTGAAACAGACTAAAGTG ACTCCACAAGATCCAAACGAAGAGAGCCTCGTCAACATCTACAACTTCTGGGTGAA GTCTCCTGAAGCCAAGAAACGAAAGGCGCTTCCTAACAAGGCTGAAGCTGCAGACGGTCCAGCAGCCAAGAAAGCAAAAACCAGTAAAGAGAGCTCCAGCAGCGAAGAGTCAAGCAGCGAGGATGAAGAAGCTGTTGCAAAACCAACTAAGGCAGCCCCTGCAG cAGCCAAGGTGGTGCCAGCTCAAGCAGCAGCTACCAAAGCTGCATCCAGCAGCAGTGAGGACTCcagtgactctgaggaggaGAAGGCACCTGCAAAGGCACCTGCAAAGGCACCTGCAAAG GCTCCTGTGAAGGCTCCGGCTGCAGGGAGGAAGAAGGACAGCAGCTCTAGCAGTGAAGAATCTGAGGATGAGCAGTCCGCTAAAGCTCCTACTCCAA AACCCAAGGCTGCTGCAGTTACAGCACCCAaaccagctgttcctgctaaAGCTGCAGCTCAGAAAAAGcaggagagcagcagcagtgaagaGAGTTCCTCAGAATCTGAAGATGAAAAGCCAGCAAAG GCTCCAGCCAAACCTGCCCCAGTAAAGACTGCTCCGGCTGCTGCTGAATCAAGCAGCGAAGACTCTTCATCTGAAGACGAGGCTCCGCCCAGCAAAAAACCCAAAGCAG GAGCGTACAGTGCAGTCCCACCTCCTGCTTCAGTCCAGAAAGCTCCAGCTGCTCCAGCAGCCAGCAAGGCCAAGGACAGTGACTCTTCAGACAGCAGTgatgaggaagaagagaagaaagtaGCTG CGAAACCTGCACCAGTAAAAACCACTGCTGCCAAACCTGCTGCGCCCAAACCCGCTGCAAAGAAGCAGGAGTCCAGCTCTGAGAGCTCAG ATTCAAGCTCAGATGAAGAGAAGGCAAAGAAGCCTGCAGCGAAGGTGACTCCCGCTAAGGCTGCTCCAGCTAAACCTGTTGCAGCTAAAGTCCCACCTGCTAAAGAAGACTCCTCGGAGGATTCCAGctcggaggaggaggaggcggcaaAGAAGGCTGCAGCAAAGAGGCCCGCTGCTAAACCTGCACCGGCCAAGACTACCCCCGCTAAAAAAGACGAGTCCTCAAGCTCAG ATAGCAGCTCTGAAGATGAGGCTCCAGCAAAACCTGCCACTAAAACTGCAGCCATACCGACACCTGCTGCTGCCTCTAAACCCCCAGCCAAGGCAGCGGAGAGCAGCTCTGATTCTGAGGACTCtgaggatgaagaagaaccGGTGAAAGCCAAGCCAGCAGCTAAGCCGGCTACCCCAGCCTCAAAGCCTGCTACTCCCGCAGCAAAGCCTgctgcagcagagagcagctcagACTCCTCCTCAGAAGATGACGAACCAGTTAAGGCTAAACCTGCAGCTGCTAAACCTGTGTCAAAGCCCGCTACCCCTGTAGCAAAGCCTGCCgctgcagcagagagcagctcagACTCTGACTCCTCCTCAGAAGATGACAAACCAGCAGTCAAGGCTAAACCTGCTACGCCTGCGTCAAAGCCTGCTACCCCTGTAGCAAAGCCTGCTACCCCTGTAGCAAAGCCTGCTACCCCTGTAGCaaagcctgctgctgctgcagaagaCAGTAGCTCAGACTCTGACTCCTCCTCAGAAGATGAAGAACCAGCAGTCAAGGTTAAATCAGCTGCGGCTAAACCTGCAGCGGCTAAATCAGCTGCGGCTAAACCAGCTACCCCTGTAGCAAAGCCTGCTGCGGCAGAGAGCAGCTCAGACTCTGACTCTTCAGAAGATGAAGAACCAGCTGTCAAGGCTAAACCTGCTGCGGCTAAACCTGCTGCGGCTAAACCTGCTGCGGCTAAACCTGCTGCGGCTAAACCTGCTACCCCTGCAGCAAAGCCTgctgcagcagagagcagctcagACTCGGACTCCTCTTCAGAAGATGAAGAACCAGCAGTCAAGGCTAAACCTGCTACGCCTGCGTCAAAGCCTGCTACCCCTGGAGCAAAGCCTGCTACTCCTGTAGCAAAGCCTGCTACCCCTGGAGCAAAGCCTGCTACTCCTGTAGCAAAGCCTGCCgctgcagcagagagcagctcagACTCTGACTCCTCTTCAGAAGATGAAGAACCAGCAGTCAAGGCTAAACCTGCAGCGGCTAAACCTGCAGCGAAACCTGCAGCGGCTAAACCTGCAGCGGCTAAACCAGCTACGCCTGCATCAAAGCCTGCTACCCCTGTAGCaaagcctgctgctgctgcagcagcagacagCAGCTCAGACTCTGACTCCTCTGAGGATGAGGAAGAACCAGTAAAAGCCAAGCCACCAGCAGCTAAACCAGCTACCCCAGTTACAAAGCCTGCTGCAAAGCCTCGGGCGGCAGCGGACAACAGCTCTGACTCAGACAGCTCAGACTCTGAGAACGAGGCGGCCAAACCTGCAGTCAAGAAACCGACTCCAGCGGCGGCGGCCCCTGCTAGCACACCGACCGCCACAAAGGCAGCAGCGGCTCCAGCAAAGAAGGCTGAGGAGAGCAGCTCTGACTCCTCGGACAGCTCTGACTCAGAGACGGAGACAAAGTCCACTCCTGCTAAGCCTGCCGTCGCCAATGGCAAGGCAGTGACACCCAAGGCAGCAACACCCAAGACTCCAGTAAAGCCCGCAGAGTCCTCATCCAGCGACAGCAGCTctgaagatgaggaggaggaggaggccagTAAAAGTACTGTAAAACCTGCGACACCTGCCGCAACACCCAAGACAACCCCAGCAGCTAAACCTaaagagagcagcagcagttcCTCAGACAGCTcatcagaggaggaggaagcacCACGCAAAGCAGCCACGGCACCCACCACCCCCTCAACAAACG GTACAAAAAGTGAAAGTGAAGAGGAAGAGACAGAAGTCAAGACACCAAAAAACAAGAAAGTAACGACCACACCACAGACGTTTCCTAAAGCTAATAAG TCCTCCAACGTACCCTTCCGTAGAATAAGAGAGGAAGAAGTAACAGTGGATCCCCGTCTTACAGACAACTCTTTTGATGCAAAG TTTGGAGCCAACGGGGACTGGGGCCAGAAAGCCAACGATGTGCTCAGGTTCACAAAGGGCAAGTCATTCCGCCATGAAAAGACGAAAAAGAAGAGGGGAAGCTACCGCGGCGGAGCCATCTCCACCAACATCAACTCTATTAAGTTTGACAGTGACTAA
- the mrps6 gene encoding 28S ribosomal protein S6, mitochondrial — protein MPRYELALILKAMQRPGTSAALRRTVETLMERGAVVRDLENLGERLLPYTITKHNQRHNKGAYFLVDFYAAPSILTGLLDHLHRDVDVVRPTVLKKDAQVSSSNCCGPQQ, from the coding sequence ATGCCTCGCTACGAACTGGCCCTGATCCTGAAGGCGATGCAGCGCCCGGGGACATCGGCTGCTCTCCGGCGGACAGTGGAGACTTTGATGGAGCGGGGCGCGGTGGTGAGGGACCTGGAGAACTTGGGGGAGAGACTGTTGCCCTACACAATAACTAAACACAATCAGAGGCACAACAAAGGGGCTTACTTTCTGGTCGATTTCTACGCAGCCCCCAGCATCCTCACAGGTTTACTGGATCACCTTCACCGTGACGTGGACGTGGTGAGGCCCACTGTGCTGAAGAAGGACGCCCAGGTTTCCAGCAGTAACTGCTGTGGCCCCCAACAGTGA